The DNA window CAGCCCTTGCGCGCGAGGCATGGGAGGCGGGGCGCGACGCCGGTGCCGATATCGTGGCACTGCCGGAGATGTTCATCACCGGCTATAACGCGCAGGATCTGGTGATGCGGCGGGCGTTTCAGCTCGATGTGATGACGCATATCGAGGCGCTGGCGGCGGAGTGTGCCGAGGGGCCCGCGCTGGCCATCGGAGCGCCCTGGGTCGAGGGCACAAAACTCTATAACGCCTGTCTGATTCTCAAAGGCGGGAAGATCGTCTCGACGGTGCTGAAACATCATCTGCCCAATGAGACCGTCTTTGACGAGGTGCGGATTTTTGACGCGGGGCCTCTGGGCGGGCCCTATTCGGTGGGGAACAGTCGCGTGGGCAGCCCGATCTGCGAGGATGCCTGGCACGAGGATGTGGCGGAGACCCTGGCGGAGACGGGGGCGGAGTTCCTGCTGGTGCCCAATGGCTCGCCATATTACCGGGGCAAGTTTGATACGCGCATCAACCATATGGTCGCCCGCGTGGTCGAGACGGGCCTGCCGCTGATTTATCTCAACATGGTCGGCGGGCAGGATGATCAGGTCTTTGACGGGGCCTCTTTCGGGCTCAATCCCGGCGGCGAGCTTGCCGTGCAGCTGCCGGTTTTTGACGCGACCATTGCGCATGTGGATCTGGAACGCGGGCCGGAGGGCTGGCGGATTGTACCCGGTGAGAAGGCCGCACATCCCGGGGAATACGAGCAGGATTACCGGGTGATGGTCACCGCTCTGCGCGATTACATGCGCAAGACGGGGTTTAAGAAGGTGCTGCTGGGGCTGTCGGGCGGAGTGGATTCGGCGATTGTCGCGGCGATCGCCGTCGATGCGCTGGGTGCTGAGAATGTGCGCTGTGTGATGCTGCCGTCGGAATATACCTCGCAGAGTTCGCTGGAGGATGCCGAAGCCGTGGCGAAAGCGCTGGGCTGCCGCTATGATTACGTGCCGATCACGAAAGGGCGCGCGGCGATCACCGAGACGCTGGAGCCGCTTTTTGAAGGGCTGGAGCCCGGGCTGACAGAGGAAAACATCCAGTCGCGGCTGCGCGGTCTGCTGCTGATGGCGCTCAGCAATAAGTTCGGCGAAATGCTGCTGACGACGGGCAATAAATCCGAGGTGGCGGTCGGATATGCCACAATCTACGGCGATATGGCGGGGGGGTATAACCCGATCAAGGATCTTTATAAGACCCGTGTGTTCGAGACCTGCCGCTGGCGCAATGACAATCACCGCGACTGGATGTCGGGGCCTGAGGGCGAGGTGATCCCGGTGCGGGTCATCGAAAAGCCGCCCTCTGCCGAGCTGCGTGAAGACCAGAAAGACAGCGACAGCCTGCCCGATTACCCGGAGCTTGACGCGATGCTGGAGATCCTCGTGGATCAGGCGGGCTCGATTGAGGACTGCGTGGCGGCGGGGTTTGACCGGGAGGTGGCGAAAAAGGTCGAGCACCTTATCTATATCTCTGAATATAAACGCTTTCAGTCGGCACCTGGTGCGCGTCTGACCAAAGGAGCCTTCTGGCTCGACCGGCGCTATCCGATTGTGAACCGCTGGCGCGATCCGTCCTGACGCCTGCAGAAACGGCCACGGATTTGTGAGTTGGTTCTGGCCGGCAGGCAGGCCAGAGTGCGGGTCTGAGCGCTGACCGGAGGGATCATGATCCGACATCTGACAATTGCCACCGCCTTTGTGCTGGGTGCCGGTGCGGCTGACGCCTGCGGGCCGGACAGCGACTGTATGATCGGCGAGCGGCACTACCGCATTGCGATGCCTGAAGGACACGATGGCACCACGCCGGTGCCGGCGATTGTGTTCTCGCACGGCTATCGCGGAACGGCGTCGGGGGTGATGCGCAACGGGTCACTGCGCGGTGTGGCGAGTGATCTGGGTGCGGCGCTTATTGCTGTGAAGTCCGGGGATCAGGGCTGGGCCATACCCAATGCGCCGCGCAATATGGACACGGACGGTGCGGAGGAGTTTGCCTATTTCCGCGCGGTTCTGGACGATGCGACGGCGCGTTTTTCCATTGACCCTGAACGCGTGATGGCCACCGGTTTCAGCGCGGGCGGGATGATGACCTGGAACCTTGCGTGCTCAATGAGCGACCGGTTTGCGGGGTTCGTGCCGGTGTCCGGCACGTTCTGGCTCAGGCCGCCGGAGGCCTGTGTCGCCCCGGTGGCAAATATCATCCACATTCACGGTGACCGGGACACGACCGTACCTCTTGAGGGCCGCCCGATCGGGCCGACAAAGCAGGGCGAGGTGGGCGAGGCGCTGGCGATGTACAGTGACTTTGGCGGCTTTGCACCGGTGTCGGAAGGCACGCAGTATGGCGGGCTGACCTGCGATGCCAGCGCGAATGACGCAGGCGATGTGCTGAAGTTCTGCCTGTTCGAGGGCGGTCACTCGTTCCGCACCGAGCATCTGCGCTTTGGCTGGGAGCAGCTGCGGGAGGCGGGGCGTCTGTGAACGCCCGCGCCTCAGAGTAAAGACGGGCGGCGTGCGCCGCCCCGCCGCCGTTTACAGCATCAGCTGATAGCTGTGCGGCACATACTTAAAGCCGTCGTCGCGCGTCTCGACGTAGCCCACACCCGGCCAGGGCATATGATAGCCCACAAAGGCGGTTTTATCGGCAGCCAGCATGTCGAGGATGCGGCGGCGTGTTGCGGCGGCTGCGGCCTTGTCCATGTCAAACTTGACCTCCCAGTCGGGATAGCCCAGCGACCAGACATAGTGGTTGGCGAAATCCGCGCCCAGCAGCAGCTGTGTGCCACCGTTCTCGACCATGTAGTTCATGTGGCCCGGCGTGTGGCCGAAGGCGGCCATAGCGGTGAGGCCGGAGGCGACGGAGCCGCCGTCTTCCAGGAAGGTGAACTGCTCGGCGAAGGGCTCGATCTTGGCTTTGAAGTTGTCATTGTCCTGGGTCGCCCAGGCATCGAATTCCACGCGGCCGGTGACATAGCGCGCATTCGGATAGGTCAGGCTGCCGTCTTCGAGGGTCATGCCGCCGATGTGGTCGCCGTGCATGTGGGTGATGACAACGACATCGACCTGATCGGCGGTATAGCCTGCGGCTTCCAGAGCCGCAGTGGTGCCGGCACCCGAGAGGCCGGTGTCAAAGAGCACCAGCTCGCCGCCGGTGTTCACGATCGTGGGCGTGAAGAAGAACTGTGCCGCGTCGATCGGCAGGTTGTTTTCGGCGGAGACCGTGTTGAAGGTCTCGGCATCCACGTTCATGCCAAAGATGCTCTGCGGCTCTGGGCGCGTGGCGGTGCCGGCGAGCAGAGTCGTGACATCGAATTCGCCGACCTTGAGGCGCTGATAGGGAGCCATCTGCGCGCCCATCAGGGGAGCGCCCGCGCGCGTGGCCCCGGCGGTTGCGGCGGCCAGCGGCAGGGCGGCGGCACCGGAAAGGATTGTACGGCGGGAGAACGACGGTGTTTGCGACATTGAATAAGGCTCCATTTGTGTCAGACCGACAGTAAGTAGTGTGATTGCAGCGGTTGCCCAGGGTACTCTGCGCCAGCGGGCATCAGAATTTCGTGAGGGTGGGATGGAACAGAGCGGACCGGACGACGTAGCAGCATATCTCGACACGGTACTGCCGCCCCGGCGGCAGGCGGATGCGCGGCGTCTCGACAGGATCTTTCGTGAGGTGACCGGCTGGGTGCCGCGACTGTGGTCGGGCAGCATTCTGGGGTATGGCAGCTATGCCTATACCTATGCGTCCGGGCGCAGCGGCACCTATCTGGCCACCGGGTTTGCGCCGCGCCGCGCCAAGCTCTCGGTTTATATCATGCCGGGATATGCAGATTTCGACCCGCTTCTGGCGCAGCTGGGAAAGCACAAAAAGGGCAGGGCCTGTCTTTATATCAACACCCTGAGCGATGTGGATGAAGAGGTGCTGGCCCGTCTGATCCGCGCGGGTCTTGAGGACCTTGGACAGCGGTGGAAAATCACGCCGGCCCCGGGCGGTTAGCTGGACAATTGCCCCCCCCTGTGACACTGCACGCACAACAGGAGACACCAGATGACCACCACGCGTTTCGCCCCGTCGCCCACCGGCTATATCCACATCGGCAACCTGCGCACGGCGCTGATGAACTATCTCATCGCGCGCAGGGCGGGCGGCACGTTCATTCTGCGCATCGACGACACCGATCCGGAGCGCTCGAAAGAAGAATATGTCGACGGGATCAAGCGGGATCTGGAATGGCTGGGGCTGAACTGGGACCGCACGGAGCGGCAGTCAGAGCGGCTGGACCGCTATCACGATGCCGCCGACCGGCTGCGGAAGATGGAGCGGTTTTACGAGGCGTTTGAGACGCCCACGGAGCTGGATCTCAAACGCAAAAAACAGCTTAATATGGGTAAACCGCCGGTTTATGACCGCGCGGCGCTGGCGCTGACTGAGGCGGAGCGTGATGCGCTGCGGGCGGAGCGCGGGAACGGCGTCTGGCGGTTCCTGCTCGATCAGCAGCGCATCGAATGGCACGACGGGATCCTCGGTGACATCTCCATCGATGCGGCGAGTGTATCTGACCCGGTGCTCATTCGCGGCGACGGCCAGGTGCTTTATACGCTGGCCTCGGTGGTGGATGATACCGAGATGGGTGTGACCCATGTGGTGCGCGGGTCGGACCATGTGACGAATACCGCGACACAGATCCAGATCATCGAGGCGCTGGGGGGCACGGTGCCCTCGTTTGCGCATCACTCGCTGCTGACCGGGCCGCAGGGTGAGGCGCTGAGCAAACGTCTGGGCACGCTGGCGCTGCGCGATCTGCGCGCGCAGGGAGTGGAGCCTGCGGCCCTGCTCAGCCTGATGGCGCGGCTGGGGTCCAGCGATCCGGTGGAGCTGCAGACGGAGATGTCGGGGCTCATTGACGGGTTTGATATCGGGCGGTTCGGTTCTGCGCCGACGAAATTCGACGTACAGGATCTTTTTCCGCTCACCGCGCGGTACCTCGCCGGTCTGCCGCTGGAGGCGGTGGCCGACAGGATCGCCGCTGCCGGTGTGCCGGATGACAAAGCCGCGCGTTTCTGGGAAGTCACGCGGGAGAATATCACCACACTCGCGGATCTGGAGCCCTGGTGGGTGATGATGCGCGATGGCGCGGAGCCGGTGATTGCCGATGAGGACAAAGCGTTCGTGGCCGAAGCCATGGCGCTGCTGCCGGAAGGCCCCTTTGACGATCAGACCTGGAGCACCTGGACCACGGCCGTGAAGGAGGCCACGGGCCGCAAAGGGCGCGGTCTTTTCATGCCGCTGCGCCATGCGCTCACCGGTCAGACCCACGGGCCGGATATGTCGGCGCTGATGCCGCTGCTGCAGGTTGTCAAAGCCCGCGGTTGACAGACCACGCGCCGCTGCTGAGGGTGCGGGATGAGCGATGCGCGGGCGAAATTTCTGACAGGCAGTCTTTTCAGGCATGTCACCGTTATGTCGCTGACATCGTCGGTCGGGTTGCTTGCGATCTTCGCGGTCGATTTTATCGACATGATTTTCATCGCGATGCTGGGCAAGGCGGAACTTGCCGCGGCAGTGGGCTATGCGGCGACGATCCTGTTTTTCACAACATCCTTCGGCATTGGCCTTGCGATTGCAGCCGGTGCGCTGGTGGCGCGCGCTCTGGGGGCGGGCGACGCGGCCCTCGCCGCAGAACGCCGCACCCATTCGTTGCTTTACGGCGTGCTTCTGAGCCTTGGATTTGCGGCGCTGACCTGGGTGTTTCTTCCGCAGCTGGTGTCGCTTCTGGGAGCAACGGGCGAGGTTGCGGAACTGGCCGTCGGCTACCTGCGGATCGTGGTGCCCAGCCTGCCTTTGCTGGTGATCGGGATGATGGCGGGGGCTATCCTGCGCGCCCATGGTGATGCGCGGCGCTCGATGATGGCGACGATCTGGGGCGGGGTGACCAATGCGGTACTCGACCCGGTACTGATCTTTGGCCTCGGGCTTGATCTGACGGGGGCGGCGCTGGCCTCGGTTGCGGCACGGGTTGTGATCGCCGGGACGGCGATGGTGCCGATCATGCGTCACTATGGCGGTGTCGGGCGCCCCACAGCGGCGGGGATGCTGCGTGATCTGGTACCGCTCGCGGCCATCGGTCTGCCGGCCATCCTGACGCAGCTGGCCACGCCTGCAGGCCAGGCGATCGTGACCCGCGCCATGGCTGTTTATGGTGAGGCGGCGGTCGCCGGCATGGCCATCACCGGCCGTCTGAGCATGCTGTCGTTCGCGGTGATCTTTGCCCTCTCCGGGGCTGTCGGTCCGATCCTGGGGCAGAACTTCGGAGCGCGCGATTTTGAGCGGGTACGGGCCGGTTTCCGCGCGGCGCTGCTTTTTACCGGGATCGTCGTCGTCACGGTCTCGGCACTGCTTTTTGTGCTGCGCGCACCGATCGCGGGGCTCTTCGCGGCACAGGGGATCACGCGCGAGCTGGTCTATCTGTTCTGCGGGCCGCTCTCGCTGCTGTTTTTCTTCAACGGCGTGCTGTTCGTGGCCAATGCCGGGTTCAACAACCTCGGTCATCCGTTCTGGTCCACTTTTCTCAACTGGGGGCGCAATACTGTCGGGATGCTGCCGCTGGTCTGGCTGGGGTCTGCCACGCTGGGCGCGTCCGGTGTGCTGATCGGTCAGGCCGCGGCCGGTGTCATATTCGGTCTGCTGGCCTGGGGGCTGGCGCGGCGGGTCATGCAGACACCCGATGAGGTGCCTGAGGGCATGGCCTCAGAATATTCAGAAATCGGGCGGCAGGGACGCCTCATGGCGCTCCTGCACCTGCGCCGATAGCCGCTCGAGGTTTTCATCGACAAGCCCTCTTTCGGCGTCTGACAGGGTCTGGTGGCGCGGGTATTGAGGATCCTCGCGATCGTTGAGGATCGGGGTTTCCCAGCCGTCCGTGGTGTCAAAAAACCGCCGGACGCCGTCCTCGCCGTAAACCTCGTTAAATCCCTGGATCACCACGTCGAGATAGCTGAGCAGGATGATATGGCTCTCCCGCTCCAGAAAATTGTCCGAATTGACGGCATAAACCGCGATCTCAGGCTCGGCGCTGTGACTGTGCGTGATGTCTTTATGCGCGGCCAGACGGTCATAGCCGGCCTCGCGGGCGTCGAGTGCGCCCCAGTCGGCATCCGGCACCTGTGCGATCAGACCGTCGATCTTGTGGTCGGGTGCGGGCACCCCGGTCAGCAGCACAACGCCAAAGCGCGGGGTGGCCACCCAGGCGCGCCGCCAGCCTTTCAGTGTGGCGGGTTGCGGGTCGGGATAGTTGTGCGTTCTCGTATTAACGAGGCTGCCATAACCAAAGAAATAGGGGTCGCTCATCGGGCACTTCCGCGTCAGGTCCCGGTCACAAGATCATTATGCAGACCAGACCACAAGGGCAGTTGACCGGGTGGTGCGGACCGTCATACGGTCTGGGTATCCGTATGGGAGAACCGGGCGTGACCCGGTGCCGAAGGAGCAACCGCCCCGGAAACTCTCAGGCCAGAAGGACCATGCGGATAACGGACTCTGGAGAGTGGTGCGCGCAGCACCCGCCGAAGGGATAACGATCTCAGGCAATGCGACAGAGGGGGCATTCGGGACGCGGGTTTTTCGCGCGCGTCCGGGGGTGCCGGTGCGGGACAGAAATATCCGCCGGCGTGAGACAGGGGAAAACCAGTGACCGGATCTGACACCACACCATTGCACGGGCTGCATCTGGAGCTCGGCGCAAAAATGATCCCTTTTGCAGGATATGACATGCCGGTGCAGTACCGGGCGGGTGTGATGCAGGAACATCTGCACACCCGCGCCGCCGCCGGGCTGTTTGATGTGAGCCACATGGGGCAGGTCCGGCTCAGCGGTCCGTCCTGGGAGGCGGTTGCGGGTGCTTTTGAAACTCTGGTGCCGATGGATGTCAAAGGTCTTGCGGACGGTCGGCAGCGCTACGGGTTTTTCACCAGTGACGCAGGCGGGATCGAAGACGATCTGATGTTCGCCCGTGCAGGCGATGACCTGATGGTTGTCGTGAATGCCGCCTGCAAGGCTGCGGATATTGCGCATATGCGGGCAGGCCTGCCCGGTGAGATATCTGTTGACGCGCTGTCGGACCGGGCGCTTGTGGCCCTGCAGGGACCGCGGGCGCAGGCTGTGATGGCCGGGCTCGATGCCCGGGCGGCGCAGATGCGGTTTATGGATGTGGCGGAGCTTGAACCCGGCGGTCTTGCTGTCGTCGCATCGCGCTCGGGCTATACCGGCGAGGACGGCTATGAGATATCGGTCCCCGCGGCTGAGGCGGAACGGCTCGCGCGCCTGCTGCTGGAGCATGAGGATGTGATGCCGGTGGGTCTCGGCGCACGGGATTCGCTGCGTCTCGAGGCCGGTCTGTGCCTTTACGGCCATGACATTGATGCGACAACCGATCCGGTCTCGGCCGCGCTGACCTGGGCCATTCAGAAAGTCAGGCGCCGGGGCGGCGACAGGGCGGGCGGCTTCCCGGGTGCTGATGTGATCTTTGAACGCATGGATCAGGGGGATGGCCCGCGGCGCGTGGGTCTGCAGCCCGAGGGGCGCGCCCCGATGCGCGAAGGTGTGCAGATTTTCGACAGCGCGGAGGGGGGCGATCCGGTGGGCCATGTGACCTCCGGCGGGTTCGGACCAACCGTGGGCGCGCCCGTGGCGATGGGTTACGTGCCGCATGCGCTGAGTGCACCCGGCACCGGGCTCTGGGGTGAGGTGCGTGGCAAACGTCTGCCCGTAAACGTCACCGCGCTGCCCTTTGTTCCGGCAAACTTCAAAAGATGAGCAACAGGAGAAAGACATCATGAAATTCACAGAAGAGCACGAATGGCTGCGCGAAGAAGGCGGTGAAATGGTGGTGGGCATCACGATCCACGCCGCGGCACAGCTGGGCGATGTGGTATTCGTCGAACTGCCCGAAGAAGGCATCACGGTGAGCAAGGACGATGAGGTTGTGGTCATCGAATCGGTCAAAGCCGCAAGCGACATTCTGGCGCCCGTCGATGGCGAGATCACCGAAGTGAACGCGGCACTGGCCGATAACCCGGCGATGGTCAACGACGACCCGCAGGGTGAAGCCTGGTTTTTCAAAATGACCGTGAGCGACCCGTCCCAGCTTGAGGAATTCATGGATGAGGCCGGGTATCAGAAATTTATCGCCTGATCTGAAGGCCCGGCCGGGGGGGCCTCCGCCGGGCGTGTTTTCAGCCGGACGACAGACTGCTGCGCAGAAGGAAAAGAGCCATGGTGTATAAGCCCACCGAATATCTGCCCTATGATTTTGCCAACCGCCGCCACATCGGGCCGTCGCCCCAGGAGATGGCCAGGATGCTCGAAGTGGTCGGCGCGCCGGATCTGGAGGCGCTGATTGATGATACGCTGCCCGAAGCCATCCGACAGAAAGAGCCGCTGGATTTCGGCAGGCCGATGTCAGAGCGCGAAGTGCTGGAGCATATGCGGCGCACCGCGGATAAAAACCGCGTGCTGACCTCGCTCATCGGTCAGGGGTATCACGGCACGGTCACGCCGCCCGCGATCCAGCGCAATATTCTCGAAAATCCGGCCTGGTACACTGCCTATACACCTTATCAGCCCGAGATCAGCCAGGGACGGCTGGAGGCGCTGCTGAACTTTCAGACCATGGTCAGTGATCTGACGGGCCTTGAGATCGCCAATGCCTCGCTGCTCGATGAAGCCACGGCCTGTGCCGAGGCGATGACCATGGCGCAGCGGGTGTCGAAATCCAAAGCAAAGGCCTTCTTTGTGGACCGCGACTGCCATCCGCAGAACATCGCGGTGATGAAAACACGCGCTGCTCCGTTGGGGATCGAAGTGATTGTCGGCAACCCGGCGAAAATGGACGCCTCGGCGGTCTTTGGTGCGATCTTTCAGTATCCGGGCACCTATGGCCATGTGCATGATTTCACTGATCTGCTGAGTGCGCTGCATGAGACGGGTGGCATCGGCATCATGTCCGCTGATCCGCTGGCGCTGACGCTGCTCAAAGAGCCTGGTGCGATGGGCGCCGATATCGCCGTGGGGTCGACCCAGCGGTTCGGGGTGCCGGAGGGGTATGGCGGTCCGCATGCGGCCTATATGGCCTGTCGCGATGCCCTGAAACGGGCGATGCCGGGGCGCATTGTTGGTGTTTCCGTCGACAGTCACGGTCACCGCGCCTACCGATTGTCTCTGCAGACCCGCGAGCAGCATATCCGGCGCGAAAAAGCCACGTCAAACGTCTGTACAGCGCAGGCGCTGCTGGCGGTCATGGCATCGATGTATGCAGTGTTTCACGGGCCCGAGGGGCTGCGCGCCATTGCGCAACGCATTCACCGCAAGACCGCGCGGCTTGCCCGCGGGCTGGAAGAGGCCGGTTTCAGGGTCGACCCGCAGGCGTTTTTCGACACCATTACCGTGGATGTGGGCCCCTTGCAGGCGGCGGTGATGAAATCGGCGGTGGATGAGGGGATCAACCTGCGGCAGGTCGGCGAGACCCGCGTGGGCATCAGCATGCACGAGCGCTGCCGGCCCGACACCATTGAAGCAGTCTGGCGGGCCTTCGGGATCGTCAAAGAGGACCGCGATTTCAGGCCTGATTACCGCTTTCCCGAAGAGATGCTGCGCCGCACGGAATATCTCACGCATCCGATTTTCCACATGAACCGGGCCGAGACAGAGATGATGCGCTATATGCGCCGGCTGGCCGATCGCGATCTGGCGCTGGATCGTGCGATGATCCCGCTGGGGTCCTGCACCATGAAGCTCAATTCGGCGGCTGAAATGATGCCGGTCAGCTGGCGCGAGTTCTCATTGCTGCATCCTTTTGCACCGGCGGATCAGGCGCTGGGATATCGCGAACTGATCGACGATCTGAGCGCCAAACTGTGCGACATCACCGGATATGACGCAATTTCGATGCAGCCCAATTCCGGCGCCCAGGGGGAATACGCGGGACTGCTGACCATCGCGGCCTTTCACCGGGCGCGCGGAGAAGCGCATCGCAACATCTGCCTCATTCCGATGAGCGCGCATGGCACCAACCCGGCGTCGGCACAGATGGTCGGCTGGAAAGTGGTACCGGTGCAGTCAGCGGCGAACGGCGACATCGATCTGGAGGATTTCCGCACCAAGGCGGAGAAACACGCAGAGCAGCTTGCCGGGTGTATGATCACCTATCCTTCGACCCATGGGGTTTTTGAAGAAACCGTGACAGAAGTGACAAGGATCGTCCACGATCATGGCGGTCAGGTCTATATCGACGGGGCCAATATGAATGCGATGGTGGGTCTGAGCCGGCCTGGTGATCTGGGCGGAGATGTGAGCCACCTGAACCTGCACAAAACCTTCTGCATCCCGCATGGCGGCGGCGGTCCCGGCATGGGCCCGATCGGTGTTAAAGAGCACCTGATACCGCATCTGCCAGGGCATGAGATCACCGGCGGTGGCGAAGGCGCGGTTTCAGCAGCACCTTACGGTTCGCCCTCGCTGCTGCCGATCAGCTGGGCCTATTGCCTGATGATGGGCGGTGAGGGCCTGACGCAGGCCACACGGGTCGCGATCCTCAACGCTAACTATATCGCGCGGCGTCTCGAAGGTGCCTTTGAGGTCCTTTATAAGGGTCCGTCCGGCAGGGTGGCGCACGAGTGCATCATCGACGTGCGCCCTTTTGAGCAAAGCGCCGGCGTCACCGTTGAGGATATCGCCAAACGGCTGATCGATTGTGGCTTTCACGCGCCCACCATGAGCTGGCCGGTGGCCGGAACACTGATGGTCGAACCCACGGAAAGTGAAACCATGGCCGAGCTTGACCGGTTCTGCGACGCGATGCTGGCCATCAGAGCGGAGATCGCAGAAATCGAAAAAGGTGATATGGATGCGGAAAACAACCCGCTGAAAAATGCGCCTCATACCGTCGAAGATCTGGTGAGCGACTGGGACAGGCCCTACAGCCGCAATCAGGGATGTTTTCCGCCGGGTGCCTTCCGGGTTGATAAATACTGGCCACCTGTGAACCGGGTGGATAATGTTTACGGCGACAGACATCTGGTCTGCACCTGTCCGCCGATGGAGGACTATGCGGAAGCGGCAGAGTAGGAGGGGCGCTGCCCCCGGCCTCAGAGAGGCCTCCCCCGGGATACTTTCATGCCAGAGAAAACATGGTTTATTAACCTTCGGGTTCTAAACAGCAGGAGCGGTACAGGCGGGGACGCCGATGACCGT is part of the Roseobacter ponti genome and encodes:
- a CDS encoding NAD+ synthase, producing the protein MSDRFRITLGQLNPTVGDLAGNAALAREAWEAGRDAGADIVALPEMFITGYNAQDLVMRRAFQLDVMTHIEALAAECAEGPALAIGAPWVEGTKLYNACLILKGGKIVSTVLKHHLPNETVFDEVRIFDAGPLGGPYSVGNSRVGSPICEDAWHEDVAETLAETGAEFLLVPNGSPYYRGKFDTRINHMVARVVETGLPLIYLNMVGGQDDQVFDGASFGLNPGGELAVQLPVFDATIAHVDLERGPEGWRIVPGEKAAHPGEYEQDYRVMVTALRDYMRKTGFKKVLLGLSGGVDSAIVAAIAVDALGAENVRCVMLPSEYTSQSSLEDAEAVAKALGCRYDYVPITKGRAAITETLEPLFEGLEPGLTEENIQSRLRGLLLMALSNKFGEMLLTTGNKSEVAVGYATIYGDMAGGYNPIKDLYKTRVFETCRWRNDNHRDWMSGPEGEVIPVRVIEKPPSAELREDQKDSDSLPDYPELDAMLEILVDQAGSIEDCVAAGFDREVAKKVEHLIYISEYKRFQSAPGARLTKGAFWLDRRYPIVNRWRDPS
- a CDS encoding alpha/beta hydrolase family esterase, with product MIRHLTIATAFVLGAGAADACGPDSDCMIGERHYRIAMPEGHDGTTPVPAIVFSHGYRGTASGVMRNGSLRGVASDLGAALIAVKSGDQGWAIPNAPRNMDTDGAEEFAYFRAVLDDATARFSIDPERVMATGFSAGGMMTWNLACSMSDRFAGFVPVSGTFWLRPPEACVAPVANIIHIHGDRDTTVPLEGRPIGPTKQGEVGEALAMYSDFGGFAPVSEGTQYGGLTCDASANDAGDVLKFCLFEGGHSFRTEHLRFGWEQLREAGRL
- a CDS encoding MBL fold metallo-hydrolase → MSQTPSFSRRTILSGAAALPLAAATAGATRAGAPLMGAQMAPYQRLKVGEFDVTTLLAGTATRPEPQSIFGMNVDAETFNTVSAENNLPIDAAQFFFTPTIVNTGGELVLFDTGLSGAGTTAALEAAGYTADQVDVVVITHMHGDHIGGMTLEDGSLTYPNARYVTGRVEFDAWATQDNDNFKAKIEPFAEQFTFLEDGGSVASGLTAMAAFGHTPGHMNYMVENGGTQLLLGADFANHYVWSLGYPDWEVKFDMDKAAAAATRRRILDMLAADKTAFVGYHMPWPGVGYVETRDDGFKYVPHSYQLML
- a CDS encoding DUF1801 domain-containing protein codes for the protein MEQSGPDDVAAYLDTVLPPRRQADARRLDRIFREVTGWVPRLWSGSILGYGSYAYTYASGRSGTYLATGFAPRRAKLSVYIMPGYADFDPLLAQLGKHKKGRACLYINTLSDVDEEVLARLIRAGLEDLGQRWKITPAPGG
- the gltX gene encoding glutamate--tRNA ligase: MTTTRFAPSPTGYIHIGNLRTALMNYLIARRAGGTFILRIDDTDPERSKEEYVDGIKRDLEWLGLNWDRTERQSERLDRYHDAADRLRKMERFYEAFETPTELDLKRKKQLNMGKPPVYDRAALALTEAERDALRAERGNGVWRFLLDQQRIEWHDGILGDISIDAASVSDPVLIRGDGQVLYTLASVVDDTEMGVTHVVRGSDHVTNTATQIQIIEALGGTVPSFAHHSLLTGPQGEALSKRLGTLALRDLRAQGVEPAALLSLMARLGSSDPVELQTEMSGLIDGFDIGRFGSAPTKFDVQDLFPLTARYLAGLPLEAVADRIAAAGVPDDKAARFWEVTRENITTLADLEPWWVMMRDGAEPVIADEDKAFVAEAMALLPEGPFDDQTWSTWTTAVKEATGRKGRGLFMPLRHALTGQTHGPDMSALMPLLQVVKARG
- a CDS encoding MATE family efflux transporter; its protein translation is MSDARAKFLTGSLFRHVTVMSLTSSVGLLAIFAVDFIDMIFIAMLGKAELAAAVGYAATILFFTTSFGIGLAIAAGALVARALGAGDAALAAERRTHSLLYGVLLSLGFAALTWVFLPQLVSLLGATGEVAELAVGYLRIVVPSLPLLVIGMMAGAILRAHGDARRSMMATIWGGVTNAVLDPVLIFGLGLDLTGAALASVAARVVIAGTAMVPIMRHYGGVGRPTAAGMLRDLVPLAAIGLPAILTQLATPAGQAIVTRAMAVYGEAAVAGMAITGRLSMLSFAVIFALSGAVGPILGQNFGARDFERVRAGFRAALLFTGIVVVTVSALLFVLRAPIAGLFAAQGITRELVYLFCGPLSLLFFFNGVLFVANAGFNNLGHPFWSTFLNWGRNTVGMLPLVWLGSATLGASGVLIGQAAAGVIFGLLAWGLARRVMQTPDEVPEGMASEYSEIGRQGRLMALLHLRR
- a CDS encoding gamma-glutamylcyclotransferase family protein → MSDPYFFGYGSLVNTRTHNYPDPQPATLKGWRRAWVATPRFGVVLLTGVPAPDHKIDGLIAQVPDADWGALDAREAGYDRLAAHKDITHSHSAEPEIAVYAVNSDNFLERESHIILLSYLDVVIQGFNEVYGEDGVRRFFDTTDGWETPILNDREDPQYPRHQTLSDAERGLVDENLERLSAQVQERHEASLPPDF
- the gcvT gene encoding glycine cleavage system aminomethyltransferase GcvT; the encoded protein is MTGSDTTPLHGLHLELGAKMIPFAGYDMPVQYRAGVMQEHLHTRAAAGLFDVSHMGQVRLSGPSWEAVAGAFETLVPMDVKGLADGRQRYGFFTSDAGGIEDDLMFARAGDDLMVVVNAACKAADIAHMRAGLPGEISVDALSDRALVALQGPRAQAVMAGLDARAAQMRFMDVAELEPGGLAVVASRSGYTGEDGYEISVPAAEAERLARLLLEHEDVMPVGLGARDSLRLEAGLCLYGHDIDATTDPVSAALTWAIQKVRRRGGDRAGGFPGADVIFERMDQGDGPRRVGLQPEGRAPMREGVQIFDSAEGGDPVGHVTSGGFGPTVGAPVAMGYVPHALSAPGTGLWGEVRGKRLPVNVTALPFVPANFKR
- the gcvH gene encoding glycine cleavage system protein GcvH; translation: MKFTEEHEWLREEGGEMVVGITIHAAAQLGDVVFVELPEEGITVSKDDEVVVIESVKAASDILAPVDGEITEVNAALADNPAMVNDDPQGEAWFFKMTVSDPSQLEEFMDEAGYQKFIA